The Sulfurospirillum diekertiae genomic sequence AATTTTCCTGAAGCTCTGTATTTAAGGGAGGAGGTCTTTTATAAATGGAAAAATTAAGATTATCATCTGGATTTTCAATGTAAAGTTGTGCACTGAGCATCATCAAGATGTGAATTTGATCAATATACCACTCTTTAGAATTAATCGCTATACTAAAATTAAACTCATATGATTCTAATCCCAAATAACTTTTTCCATATTCTTCAATACCTGAAAAAGTACCAATTTCTGATCCTAAATAGATTTTATCAATAAAATCTATATTGTAAGAACGTTTTGTAAAGACTAAGACATCATTAATATAGAGAAATATTTCACCAAAAAGTTGCATTAAGCTTTGTTGATATTGGCTATTAGTAGCCCTTAATCCCTCGTTAGTAAGAAGTTTATAAAAATCTTCTTCATCAACACGCTCTCCAATCAGCTCACAAAATTTTTCATTGATCTCTTTGAGTGAATAATGAAGTGATTTTGAATAAACATACTCACCATTTTTATAAATTACTAAAAAGGCATCTGTCTTTTGAAAATAAACAAAACAGTGTGTACCATCTGCTTCAATAAAATTTTTACGGTAAAGAGATTTTATGAGAAAAGGCGCCGAGGTTACATAATCAATATATCGTGTTTTTTCTTTAATGGGTGTCAATTTTGTATAAATAAGTGTTGCATCAATAATAAAAACATTAAAAGAGCGATTTTTAGAATCTTTTGATTCAGTTTCGATATAACTTATAGAATATTCAATAGCAGAATCTAGGGCTAATTCATCATACACTTTTATTTCAATAGCATCTTTAAGATCGCTGTCAGGAATATTACGACTTACATCAATAGTAGCACTTATAACATCACGCGTTTGCAGATACGAGGTATAAAACGCATTTTTTATCACTTTTTTTCTAGCTTGTTAAGTTTGATTTCATTTTTTTGAATAGGTATAGGAGACGAGCGATAAAGGGTCTATTGATACAATTTCTGAGCTCAAACGTCTATCCTCAGTTACGGCCATTTTAAAAACCCCTTTTAAATAATTATATCTCTATGATAACGATGATATTACAGTAACTTTATTCTACTATATAACCAATTTTCTTCAACATTTCTTTATCTTGACTCCAACCCTGCTTCACCACAACAACAAGTTTCAGAAAGACACGTTTTTGTGACAAGGATTCAATGAGCAAACGAGCGCTAGAACCGATTCTTTTGATCGTTTGACCTTCTTTACCAATTACAATACCTTTCTGACTTTTTTTATCAACAATAATAGTAGCATAAATATTATCGATTGTCTCTTTTTCATCTACTTTATCAATGATTACATCCGCAAAATAGGGGATTTCATCACTCGTATTTTCGAAAATTGCTTCTCGAATCAGCTCTTTATAAATGTCACGTGAGCGCTCTGTTGTAAGAATTTCAGGGTCATAAAGATAAGGATGCTCTGGCATATATTTTGAGATCGCTTCTAAAAGATAGGATTGTGAGATTCCTTTTTTTACTGAAACAGGGATGAGTGCCACAAATTTATCTTGATAGGCTTGATATTCTGTAATCTTGTCAAAAAGTGCTGTTTGAGAAACACTGTCTGTTTTTGTAAGGAG encodes the following:
- the era gene encoding GTPase Era, whose product is MTEKTKTGYVAVIGRPNAGKSSLLNWLVGEKLAMVSHKANATRKRLNIIAMHENTQIIFIDTPGIHEQERLLNQFMLEEAMKAMGDCDLILFLAPASDALQHYVDFLSLNKNNIPHMVLLTKTDSVSQTALFDKITEYQAYQDKFVALIPVSVKKGISQSYLLEAISKYMPEHPYLYDPEILTTERSRDIYKELIREAIFENTSDEIPYFADVIIDKVDEKETIDNIYATIIVDKKSQKGIVIGKEGQTIKRIGSSARLLIESLSQKRVFLKLVVVVKQGWSQDKEMLKKIGYIVE